From Nitrospirota bacterium, the proteins below share one genomic window:
- the bioD gene encoding dethiobiotin synthase, with product MNGIFITATDTGVGKTFVSAGIASALKNSGINTGIMKPVHTGCIIKKGRLIPEDTLYLMKAASVDDPIELVTPYMFREPVAPSVAAEISGTPIDIRKIIKAYKVLCRQHEYMIVEGIGGIMVPIIRYFYVADLIKKLGLPALIITRPDLGTINHTLLTINYMKNKNIQIKGIVINHAGKGGKTLAEKTCVETIEKYSEIPVIGIIPFISGNNPLNHKSFQRLSDTLLRPLL from the coding sequence ATGAACGGCATCTTTATCACAGCTACAGACACCGGAGTCGGCAAGACATTTGTAAGTGCAGGCATTGCATCCGCATTAAAGAATAGCGGGATAAATACAGGTATCATGAAACCCGTTCATACGGGCTGCATAATAAAAAAAGGGAGGCTTATCCCTGAAGATACTCTTTACCTTATGAAGGCCGCATCTGTTGATGACCCGATAGAACTTGTCACACCGTATATGTTCAGAGAACCTGTCGCACCCTCTGTAGCCGCTGAGATATCAGGCACCCCTATAGACATTAGAAAGATAATAAAAGCATATAAGGTATTATGCAGGCAACATGAATATATGATTGTTGAAGGAATAGGCGGCATCATGGTCCCCATAATAAGGTATTTTTATGTGGCGGACCTTATAAAAAAACTTGGCCTGCCTGCACTCATCATAACAAGGCCTGACCTCGGAACTATAAATCACACGCTGCTTACAATTAACTACATGAAAAATAAAAATATTCAAATCAAAGGGATAGTCATAAATCATGCGGGAAAAGGGGGAAAGACACTTGCAGAAAAAACCTGCGTCGAAACTATAGAGAAGTATTCAGAGATACCTGTAATAGGAATAATCCCATTTATATCAGGCAATAACCCGCTTAATCACAAATCTTTTCAAAGACTCTCCGATACCCTATTGAGACCGCTCTTGTAA
- a CDS encoding MBL fold metallo-hydrolase, which produces MTQLEDEFGDIIKKARNGLGLSLNQLSASTGISADLLEEIEAYRFTPSEREVELMAGELGLNADKLNDIAKGRWYPEEFSRLGDELSDVAVIEGQAGSYKVNGYLLMDKVNGLAVGFDTGNNSKKVLETLKNNSMKLTYVFLTHGHFDHTGGVSDICRVTGAGIGIPEGEDDIGMDDDINKNVFAVKSGSGFKAGLLEVSAVVTPGHTPGSTCYIAGNYCFSGDTIFAGSVGRAYNMAGYNSLLESVRREILSLDRAVHIFPGHGPASTVGEEIMHNPFS; this is translated from the coding sequence ATGACTCAATTAGAAGACGAGTTCGGCGACATCATAAAAAAGGCAAGAAACGGATTGGGGCTATCACTCAATCAGTTATCAGCCAGTACAGGCATCTCCGCAGACTTATTAGAAGAGATTGAGGCTTACAGGTTTACACCTTCAGAGCGGGAAGTGGAATTGATGGCAGGGGAGCTTGGTCTCAATGCCGATAAATTGAACGATATTGCCAAAGGAAGATGGTATCCTGAGGAATTTTCCCGTTTAGGAGATGAGTTATCCGATGTTGCAGTAATTGAGGGGCAGGCAGGTTCATATAAGGTAAATGGTTATTTGTTAATGGATAAGGTAAATGGTCTTGCAGTAGGGTTTGACACAGGAAATAACAGTAAAAAGGTTTTAGAAACTTTAAAGAACAATAGTATGAAGTTGACGTATGTCTTCCTCACTCATGGACATTTTGACCATACCGGCGGGGTGAGCGATATTTGCAGGGTAACAGGTGCAGGCATTGGAATACCTGAAGGAGAAGATGATATAGGGATGGATGATGACATTAATAAAAATGTATTTGCTGTGAAATCAGGCTCAGGATTTAAGGCAGGATTGCTTGAGGTTAGTGCTGTGGTTACACCGGGACATACTCCCGGCAGTACATGTTATATTGCAGGGAATTACTGTTTCTCAGGGGATACAATATTTGCGGGTTCAGTAGGGAGGGCATATAATATGGCTGGATATAATAGCTTACTTGAATCCGTTAGAAGAGAGATTTTATCACTGGATAGGGCAGTACATATTTTCCCCGGCCACGGGCCTGCTTCTACAGTTGGGGAAGAGATAATGCACAATCCGTTTTCTTAA
- a CDS encoding ribonuclease Z, with amino-acid sequence MKPLIHSYLINSPFGDPGLYIEIMWEKRAILFDLGDNTSLEPSKLLKVSDVFISHTHMDHFAGFDHLLRLLLKREKGLRMFGPPGIIDNVEGKLKGYTWNLVDGYAFILHVTEVYPDKINMAEFRANEGFKRHNLGSLPFSGTLLEEDMLTISACHLDHKVPSLGFSIRERFHININKDKLDAIGLPIGPWLKEFKEALWQGQREEDDFSILLDNHPVNFPLGELKNRIAVITEGQKISYIVDSKYTAENVDKIVRLAEGSDVMYCESAYLHEDVDLASERFHLTAKQTGSLARAAKAKRLVILHFSPRYKDNPSLLYKEAMEELNQKIPPLTPP; translated from the coding sequence ATGAAACCACTTATCCATTCCTACCTCATAAACAGCCCCTTCGGTGACCCCGGACTTTATATCGAAATAATGTGGGAGAAACGGGCTATCCTTTTTGACCTTGGAGATAACACTTCTCTGGAGCCGTCAAAACTGCTTAAAGTCTCGGATGTCTTTATCTCTCATACACACATGGACCATTTTGCAGGGTTTGACCATCTTTTAAGACTCCTTTTAAAACGGGAAAAGGGGCTGAGGATGTTCGGCCCCCCTGGTATTATTGATAATGTTGAGGGCAAGTTAAAGGGATACACATGGAATTTGGTAGATGGTTATGCCTTCATATTGCATGTGACAGAGGTTTATCCTGATAAAATCAATATGGCAGAGTTCCGTGCAAATGAAGGCTTCAAGCGGCATAACTTAGGCTCTCTACCTTTTTCCGGGACTCTACTTGAAGAAGATATGCTTACAATCTCTGCCTGCCATTTAGACCACAAAGTCCCATCGCTTGGATTCAGCATAAGAGAACGGTTTCACATCAACATCAATAAAGACAAATTGGATGCTATTGGCCTGCCTATTGGGCCATGGCTGAAGGAATTTAAAGAGGCTCTATGGCAGGGTCAACGTGAAGAGGATGATTTTAGTATTTTATTAGACAACCATCCTGTAAATTTCCCATTAGGAGAGCTGAAGAACAGGATTGCCGTAATCACTGAAGGGCAAAAAATATCTTATATCGTTGATTCCAAATACACTGCTGAAAATGTGGACAAGATAGTCCGGTTGGCTGAAGGCTCTGATGTTATGTATTGTGAATCAGCCTATCTGCACGAAGATGTTGACCTGGCGTCAGAACGGTTTCACCTGACAGCAAAACAGACCGGCAGTCTTGCCAGGGCTGCAAAGGCAAAGAGACTCGTAATACTCCACTTTTCTCCAAGATATAAGGATAACCCCTCTCTATTGTATAAGGAGGCAATGGAGGAATTAAATCAGAAGATACCCCCCCTCACCCCCCCTTAA
- a CDS encoding zinc ribbon domain-containing protein translates to MPIYEYKCNDCKKKITLLIMNRSEQPLCSICGGGNLSRLLSRFAAPKSEEARLESMADPGKWGDLDENDPASMAKVMKKMGKEFGDELGDDFEQELDAAVEEAAHGEAPGGETMPSEV, encoded by the coding sequence ATGCCGATATACGAATACAAATGTAATGACTGTAAGAAAAAGATAACACTGCTGATCATGAACCGTTCTGAGCAGCCGCTGTGCAGTATTTGCGGCGGGGGCAACCTTTCAAGACTTTTGTCCAGATTTGCCGCACCAAAATCTGAAGAGGCAAGGCTTGAGTCTATGGCTGACCCCGGAAAATGGGGTGACCTCGATGAAAATGACCCGGCAAGCATGGCGAAGGTTATGAAGAAGATGGGAAAGGAATTCGGAGATGAACTTGGGGATGATTTTGAACAGGAGTTGGACGCAGCAGTGGAAGAGGCCGCTCATGGAGAAGCCCCTGGCGGAGAAACGATGCCGTCAGAAGTATAA
- the ribA gene encoding GTP cyclohydrolase II, translated as MKETVKGLSKKVILELLAENRDHECEGIGRDKICGRITAVADLPSRYGRFQAIAFFNNRDNKDHAALVHGNVINQEDVVVRLHSECLTGDVFGSLRCDCHDQLITALHTIEKVKAGVLIYLRQEGRGIGFSNKIKAYALQEEGLDTKEANIALGFRDDEREYSVAAHLIRSLKIKSVRLMTNNPHKIADLEQYGVKITERIPLIIQPNKYNRFYLETKEKKFGHLLSG; from the coding sequence GTGAAAGAAACTGTGAAAGGTTTATCAAAAAAAGTTATATTGGAATTGCTGGCTGAAAACCGTGACCATGAGTGTGAAGGGATTGGCCGGGATAAGATATGCGGGCGAATAACAGCGGTTGCAGACCTACCTTCACGCTATGGCCGGTTTCAGGCAATTGCATTCTTTAATAACCGTGACAATAAAGACCATGCGGCACTTGTGCATGGGAATGTCATTAACCAGGAGGACGTGGTTGTCAGGCTGCACTCCGAGTGTCTTACCGGCGATGTGTTTGGTTCGCTTCGCTGCGACTGCCATGACCAGCTTATCACTGCATTACATACCATAGAGAAGGTCAAGGCAGGTGTACTTATTTATCTGAGACAGGAAGGGAGGGGCATAGGTTTTAGTAATAAGATTAAGGCGTATGCACTTCAGGAAGAGGGGCTTGATACAAAAGAGGCCAACATAGCGCTCGGCTTTCGTGATGATGAAAGAGAGTACAGCGTTGCAGCCCATCTTATAAGGTCATTAAAGATTAAGTCTGTAAGGCTTATGACCAACAATCCCCACAAGATAGCTGACCTTGAACAATACGGAGTGAAAATAACTGAGCGCATCCCTTTAATTATCCAGCCTAATAAATACAACCGTTTTTACCTTGAGACTAAAGAGAAGAAATTCGGACACTTATTAAGCGGATAA